Within Sporanaerobacter acetigenes DSM 13106, the genomic segment TTTAAATGCATCATTAACTAAATGAATACTTAAAGTACCACATAGTTTTTCTTTATCTATTCGTTTTATTTGGATTTCTCCAATAGTTTTATCAATATCGTCAATATGACATATTCCGAAGAAAAATCTACTTGTATCTAAAACTTTACTATGATAATATCTATCGACTTTTTCTTTATCATAATTAAATGTATCATAGGTCATTGCAGGGTCAGCAACATAGTCTTTATAAAAAGCATGACATCTTTCTATTGTATATGGCACTAACATAATCTTTTCTCCTTGTAATACCACCTTAATCACCTCTTTACTCTGGATTTTTACTTCGCATAATTCTATATATATACATCAATTATTTTAATCCAATATTCTCAATTATCTTTATTCTATCATATATATTAACTAATTTCTACCAAACTTTATTTAAAATAAAAAATAACCCACTAGTCTAAGATGATATACTCCCCCTAAGATATCAGATTTTTATTTTTTAATCTGTCTACCTTAAGGGGAGCATATCAGGCTTTACAACCTTTAAACCAGTGGGTTTTTAATCTTTATAATATTTCCTGTTTAATTTTAGTTCCATCCCTGAAGTGAAATGTAATATCATTTTCAATAACTACCTTATCTATGGTAGATGTCCATAAAGCCTCATCAAAGTCTGTTAAAATTATATCTTGGCTTTTAAGCCTATCTATAAAGGTATCTATGTTATCTTTTCTAACCTTGTTTTCTTCTTGCTTTTCTTCAACTTCGGTTAATTCATCCATAGTTATAGAACTTTCATACCTTACTTACTTGTTTTAAGATACTCAGTAAAAGTAGAAGTAGGAAGCATCCTTCTTTTAGCAATCATGTTACTCCATATCTGGTTTCCAGTTGTTTCATCAATATAGCCTTTATTTAATGCAGCTACTAATATATCCCCAGTAGCTACATGCTCTAAATTATATTTTTTAACATATTTAGATATATCTCTAAGATTATTAGATGCAATAATTCCGTTATAAGTTTTTGCTAAAGCTATAGCTGCCGCTTCCCCCTTACCTATTATCTTCTTCCCTTTAGGTGGTGCGATTGCTAATTCATAGTAAAGATTAAATTCTTCTGTATTTGTTAATATTCCTTTCGTAGAAATATCTCCATTCAAACATAATTTGGTAACTTTACTCTTTATGTGTGGAATACTTGGATTAGACAGTTCATCATAAACCTGTTTAGGCAGTATAATTCTATTTGGATAAAGTTTAAATAAAAGATTCTCTTCCTTCACCCACAAGAAGGAAGAGATGCAATCGGTATCAAAAAATAACTTATCAGTCATATTTTTCTTCCTCTTCTGTATCAAACCCGTATACAATATCACCTCTAAAACCGTTTAACAACAATTCTTCATATTTACCAGTTGATACGAGTTCTTTAGTTTTTAACTCCTCAGCTAATCTAACATATTTCCCAAAAGTAGCATATTGCTTCTCTTCAGGTGTGGGTTTATATAATTTATCGTCATAGCCAAGTTTTTTAGCTGAAGCTATTATTCCTGTCTTCATAGTATCAGCCTTTTCACGGGTTATATATCCATCGTTTATTAATCTCCATAGTATGGCCTGCCTGCTCATACCATAATATTGCTCTATCCTTATAATATCCTCTATCTCAAGTTGATGTTTATCCTTCTTAAGTTTGTTTTTTATAAAATAAATAAGTGATTCATATGGTGCTAAAAAATAAGATGCAAATATATCTGCTTCTTTTTCCTGTGGGTCTTTGTTTTTCTCTAAATCTTTAGAGCATACAATACTTTTAAAGTCTTTATGGAAAAATAGATGGTACAATTCATGTGCTATCGTAAAACGTTGTCTACCATAGGTTGAGGTAGAATTAACTCCAATAATTTTATTCTTTTCATCTCTAATACACATTCCACTTACTCGGTTGCTCATAGGATAAAATACAATAGTTAAATCATCATTATTATGAATTAAAGAGAATATATCTATTGGAGAGTCTATATCTTCTCCGAAATCTTTACGCAAGCTTATCGCTTCTCCATTTAATTCTATTTTCTCTTTCACTTTTTATTCCCCCTCAAGTAAGCCTTCCATAAAGCGTAAATTTAATGCAATCTTATTCATAGCTGCTATTGATTTTAAATCTTCTTCATCCACACTCTTTGCTCTAAGTGCTATTGGCATTGGTACAAATTCACTAGATTCATCTACAAAATAGTCAATAGTACAGCCAAAAAGTTCTGCTGCTTTTTCAAGCACATCTGTACTAAACTGCCTTTCATTTTTTTCGCATTTTGAAATATAGCTCTGATCAACACCTAAATACTCTGCAATCTGACTTTGTGTAAATCGACTTCCCTCTCGTAACTCATTAAATCTTTTACCTATCAATTCAAAGTTTAACATAGTTACACCTCCTCTTACTTATATTATATGTTAGTCTTGTCATAAATTCAACTAATTATTCATTTTAAATTATGACAATATGGATTGTTTCATTATTGGTCACTTTTTTTCAAAACTTTTCTCCAAATTAAATCCCTTATCGCTAAAAAGTGCACCCACCCAACAAAAAACTGCACACCCGTGTGCATAATTTAGCATTAAGGATGTGCAGTAATTCCTATTGTATCAATATTTAAGTTCTTTTATGTCTAATGACTATGATTTTGATACAATTTAGCAATATTCGATTAACGCTAAAAGGTATATTAACGCTAAATTGTGCACCTAGCTATTTTAACTTATTTCATTTCTATCTTATTGTATATTTCGACAAAAAGCGTGATCTACCCGGTACCTTTGCGAGGGGAGAATTTTTTCCCCTGAGCCTACTAAATACCTCCAAAATTAATGATGTGTATTTATTTCTACAAAAATCAGGAAATTCCTTCTTTCTATTGGAAAGGCACCTAATAAATTATATTAACCTATCTGTGCTATAATAATAACAAAATCTTGAAATTACTGGAGGTATAATATGTTAAAACCAAATGAAGATAGAAAAACGGAGAAAAGCAGCAGAAGAAGATGATGCAATAAAAGCCAAAATTCAAAACAAGGATTAGTAAAAACTACTCTATAGCCTTGCTCTACACAACAACACGGGAGAACCGACCCCCTGTGTTGTTGAAAAAGCATGACACCTTTCCAGATATTTTTCGAATCTACTTTCCCTAATTCCATATTGATCCTCTCCTCTTTATTACTTACTTTCCTTATATTATTTTCTATAATCCTTTCTAATGAATGGCTCTTCTATACTTTCAGAAACGAGTAATTTGTATTTTTGTGGATGGCGATATGCGTTGCCATGTACTTCACGGCTTCTATACTCTCTGATTTCATCAATAGGAAAGTCAGCCATATAAATCCCTTCTTGTTCACCAGCTTCTATGATAAGCGTATCTCTTGAGTCAAGATCAGAAGTTCTGTACGCAATCCCATCAAATGCTGAAGAATGACCATTGCAGTCAGGTTTGCCTTTTGGATAATTGACAGTTGCAATACCAACCATATTTTCATAGGCCCTTGCCCGCAGCTGTGATATGCGATTTATCTCCATAGGGCAAGCGTTTGGTACTAAAATAATCTCGGCACCTTTTAACATAAGAATTCTCGCACTTTCTGGAAATTCTCTGTCATAGCAAATCATTGCACCAATTTTTACATTGCCTTGCTCAGTGTCTAAGCCAGCAACATAAAAATCATTACCTGCTGTCAATCTGCATTCATCTCCAAAATCACAGGTGTGTACCTTTGCATATGTAAGTACATTGTTACCAAAACGATCAAACAAGCACAGAGTATTTCTTGGTAATGGATCGTACTTTTCAAGGAAGGTTATTCCGATAGCCATGTTAAGATCTTTTGCTAGTTTACCAAATGAATTGACAAATACACTATCAACAAATACAGCCTTTGCTTTCAATTCAGCAATATCTTCTGGAATGTTATAGCCAACGCTCCACATTTCAGGAAACAATGCAATATCTGCACCCATTTCTTTCGACTTTCTGCAATATTTAAATCCTTTTTGTAGGTTGCCATCTAAAGTATCTTCAGGCATAAGCTGCAATAAAGCTACTTTCAAATTTTTCATAGTAAAATCCCCTCTACAAAATTAATATTTATCAGTAAGATTATGTAAATAATTGTCAATTCATAATTTTACATATATACATCAATTATTTTAATCACATACCCTTGATTTCCTTTATTCTATCAAATATATTAACTAATTTCTATTAAATTTTATTTGAAATAAAAAATAACCCACTAATCTAAGGCTTTATAACCTTTAGACCAGTGGGTTCTGATTTCTATAA encodes:
- a CDS encoding helix-turn-helix domain-containing protein, which codes for MLNFELIGKRFNELREGSRFTQSQIAEYLGVDQSYISKCEKNERQFSTDVLEKAAELFGCTIDYFVDESSEFVPMPIALRAKSVDEEDLKSIAAMNKIALNLRFMEGLLEGE
- a CDS encoding carbon-nitrogen hydrolase family protein, whose amino-acid sequence is MKNLKVALLQLMPEDTLDGNLQKGFKYCRKSKEMGADIALFPEMWSVGYNIPEDIAELKAKAVFVDSVFVNSFGKLAKDLNMAIGITFLEKYDPLPRNTLCLFDRFGNNVLTYAKVHTCDFGDECRLTAGNDFYVAGLDTEQGNVKIGAMICYDREFPESARILMLKGAEIILVPNACPMEINRISQLRARAYENMVGIATVNYPKGKPDCNGHSSAFDGIAYRTSDLDSRDTLIIEAGEQEGIYMADFPIDEIREYRSREVHGNAYRHPQKYKLLVSESIEEPFIRKDYRK
- a CDS encoding GNAT family N-acetyltransferase, coding for MVLQGEKIMLVPYTIERCHAFYKDYVADPAMTYDTFNYDKEKVDRYYHSKVLDTSRFFFGICHIDDIDKTIGEIQIKRIDKEKLCGTLSIHLVNDAFKGNGYGIEAQRLLIDYAINTLGLKIIYADVVHRNHRSKHILEKLGFEYLYDDDALAYYKFSIK
- a CDS encoding ImmA/IrrE family metallo-endopeptidase, whose translation is MKEKIELNGEAISLRKDFGEDIDSPIDIFSLIHNNDDLTIVFYPMSNRVSGMCIRDEKNKIIGVNSTSTYGRQRFTIAHELYHLFFHKDFKSIVCSKDLEKNKDPQEKEADIFASYFLAPYESLIYFIKNKLKKDKHQLEIEDIIRIEQYYGMSRQAILWRLINDGYITREKADTMKTGIIASAKKLGYDDKLYKPTPEEKQYATFGKYVRLAEELKTKELVSTGKYEELLLNGFRGDIVYGFDTEEEEKYD